TCGGGTCGTTGCTTGAGAGCCTGAAATATTTTTCCACCCTGCCGGCGGCTGCCGCCCCCCCCAAGAAAAGCGCCCCCAAGGCGAAGAAAAAGGCGGCCAATTAGCGTGGGCAACCGGAAGACCGCAGTGTGACTCCGTGCAGACGGGGCATGAAAACGGCGGGGTGCCATTTGGACACGTTGACACGCACCCCGCCGTTTTTGCATTCACCGCCGCTGTTTGCGTAGAGTTTGAAACGGCACCATCCGGGCAAGGGCATGTAAACACGGGCAAGTCATGATTTCAACGGCTGTCGAGGAAAAGTTTTTCAGGGCGCTGGCCGTGAGCGACGGTTTCGCCTATGCCCGCGCGGAGGTCATCCGCCGCGACGGGGAGCGGGCCGTGCCCTCTTACAGCATCGCCGGGTCGGCGGTTCCCGCCGAGGAGTCCCGTCTGCGGGCCGCCCTTGCGGCGGCCGCGGACAATCTGGACGAACTGGCAGGCCGCGTGGAAAAACAACTGGGTTCGGCGCACGCGGGGATATTCCTGGCGCAGAAAATGATCATGATGGACCCGGTAATGGTGGGCGAGTCCCTGGAGGTGATTCGGGAAGAGCTCCTGAATGCGGAGGCGGCGCTGGTGCGGGTGCTGGACAAGTACGAGTCGCGCCTGCTGGAGGTGGACGACGAGTACCTGAAAGAGCGGGCCTCGGACATCGGCGAGGTACGCCGCCGTCTTCTCGAGATTCTGATGCGCCGCGACGCCGCCTACCGTCAGGCCGCGGCCGAGTGCGGCAGGCCTCTGCCCCCCACGGAGCCCCGCATTTACATCGCGGAGGAACTCACCCCCAGCGAGACCGTCTCACTGGCGCCCGGCATGGTTGCGGGATTCATCACCGAAAAGGGGGGGCGCGCCTCGCACGCAGCGATTCTCGCGCGCGCCCTGGGCATCCCCGCCATCAGCGGCATCAAGGGAATTGTGAACGCCGTCTCGCCCGGCGACTGGATTCTGCTGAACGGGCGCAACGGCGAGGTGCATGTCAACCCCCTTCCCTCCACGGTCAACCTGTATCCGGCGCTGCGGCGCGGCGCCGTCGCCCGCGCCAACCGCGTGCCCCCGGTGGAGGGGTTTCAGGTTATGGCGAACATCAGCACTTCCGCGGAAGTCGCGGCGGCGTTGGCGGCGGACGCGGAGGGCATCGGGCTGTACCGCACGGAATTCGAGTTTATCGCGGCCGGCCGGCT
This portion of the Candidatus Hydrogenedentota bacterium genome encodes:
- the ptsP gene encoding phosphoenolpyruvate--protein phosphotransferase, with protein sequence MISTAVEEKFFRALAVSDGFAYARAEVIRRDGERAVPSYSIAGSAVPAEESRLRAALAAAADNLDELAGRVEKQLGSAHAGIFLAQKMIMMDPVMVGESLEVIREELLNAEAALVRVLDKYESRLLEVDDEYLKERASDIGEVRRRLLEILMRRDAAYRQAAAECGRPLPPTEPRIYIAEELTPSETVSLAPGMVAGFITEKGGRASHAAILARALGIPAISGIKGIVNAVSPGDWILLNGRNGEVHVNPLPSTVNLYPALRRGAVARANRVPPVEGFQVMANISTSAEVAAALAADAEGIGLYRTEFEFIAAGRLLSEDEQFDCYAAVAEAFKGRPLNIRLADMGGDKAAQFLSIPREDNPVLGYRGARLLLGQPDLVLCQARAIARTSTITPVQVIYPMIADAQQFYTLRGMFRQAIEGMDHGEIRHGVMFEVPSACVCAREMLKVADFGSIGSNDLIQYLFAVDRDNDLVAGDYTPDKAAFWRVLGMIAEASKETGKPVSLCGEMGGQTEYIPKLLEIGANSVSVSPRIISLARLTAKSRLSAIGS